In Quercus lobata isolate SW786 chromosome 12, ValleyOak3.0 Primary Assembly, whole genome shotgun sequence, a genomic segment contains:
- the LOC115969900 gene encoding uncharacterized protein LOC115969900, translated as MASTSSQGGSKFISFDGRAGKRYKPKSWNSNEDLLQDKNTHMSSQALQRKPTSYKIRGSLSDVRNCWIVMGPEVKAKISAAGLNHFLTSIYNDGIVEHKDINLIIALSERFWDTTNTFHFPGIGEVMLTPLDFAVITGLRIGGERIEVNDNLTNCDVERLLGGLPPKGSELNVKLSWLVKHLRGIEDVEMCVRSFMLLLIGQVLSPNTGSTVSLRYLASLENVDDIGKYDWGGMTYATLLHYMVQYSRCAMNNLGGPLFTWEIWMYEYFGVGPKLHNSKAQVFPRFFRWSSRNRISGGKKRTLQDWRLIIESLTETNMNLDPWQVVTISNKYSGLTLNRRKILFECPLGRYWYLGDRVLAQVDHKYPPLLPQDPPDSMRKGGLLEGDDLKAALAGSDAMGVAGDYGEFVQRRLQGRFAHLCGETVSCFNGALVMYSNGLVLQGTAEQGSDSEGSSPEGNAPQPSSHVEGPSGSFQERYLHFPSWSCRVMNQDGSIGYTRLDRPEHAPNVPWTGQVAIGTDLVDESLLMIESLQQTVYTQSAQNFSLRAELASARSHIQTMEGLFERLGVGAGPRRSQRGDEGGSGSRNTRRSSRRRTQGPSDEDEDI; from the exons ATGGCTTCCACCTCTTCACAAGGGGgttcaaaatttatttcctttgaTGGCAGAGCTGGCAAGAGATACAAACCAAAGAGTTGGAATAGCAATGAGGATCTACTTCAAGACAAAAATACCCACATGTCTTCACAAGCCCTTCAACGG aAACCTACGTCTTACAAAATTAGGGGGTCTCTTTCAGACGTTCGTAATTGTTGGATTGTTATGGGTCCTGAGGTTAAGGCCAAGATTTCTGCTGCTGGTTTGAATCATTTTCTGACTTCTATATATAATGATGGGATCGTTGAGCACAAGGACATCAACCTTATCATAGCTTTATCGGAAAGGTTTTGGGATACTACGAACACATTTCATTTTCCGGGTATTGGTGAGGTAATGTTGACGCCTCTCGATTTTGCAGTGATAACAGGTTTGAGAATTGGGGGAGAGCGTATAGAGGTGAATGACAATCTCACCAACTGTGATGTGGAGCGTTTATTAGGGGGGTTACCTCCTAAAGGGTCTGAGCTGAATGTGAAATTGTCATGGCTTGTGAAACATCTTCGGGGAATTGAGGATGTGGAAATGTGTGTACGGAGTTTCATGCTTCTGCTCATTGGCCAAGTGTTGTCCCCAAACACAGGGAGTACAGTCAGTCTCCGTTACCTGGCATCTTTAGAGAATGTGGATGATATTGGGAAGTATGATTGGGGAGGCATGACTTACGCAACCTTACTCCATTATATGGTCCAGTATTCTCGGTGTGCAATGAACAATTTGGGTGGTCCGCTATTTACTTGGGAG ATTTGGATGTATGAGTACTTTGGGGTTGGTCCTAAACTTCATAATTCTAAGGCTCAGGTCTTTCCAAGATTTTTTCGTTGGTCTTCCAGGAATAGGATTAGTGGGGGCAAGAAGCGTACATTACAAGATTGGCGATTGATAATTGAGAGCTTGACGGAGACgaat ATGAACTTAGACCCTTGGCAGGTTGttacaatttcaaataaatattcTGGACTTACCTTGAACCGCCGTAAGATCTTATTTGAATGTCCTTTGGGGAGGTACTGGTACCTAGGTGATCGAGTGCTAGCACAGGTGGATCACAAATACCCTCCCCTCTTGCCACAAGACCCCCCTGACTCGATGCGAAAAGGAGGTCTATTGGAAGGAGATGACTTGAAAGCAGCTCTAGCTGGAAGTGATGCCATGGGAGTGGCTGGAGATTATGGAGAATTTGTTCAGAGGCGCCTGCAGGGGCGCTTTGCACATCTATGTGGAGAGACTGTGAGTTGTTTTAACGGTGCCTTGGTCATGTATAGTAACGGTCTTGTCTTGCAGGGAACTGCAGAACAGGGTTCTGATTCTGAAGGTTCATCGCCTGAGGGGAATGCTCCTCAACCCTCTAGTCATGTTGAGGGCCCCAGTGGTTCTTTCCAGGAGAGGTACCTTCATTTTCCTTCATGGTCATGCCGAGTGATGAATCAAGATGGCTCTATTGGATATACGCGACTTGACAGGCCTGAACATGCTCCAAATGTTCCATGGACGGGCCAGGTGGCA ATTGGGACTGATCTTGTTGATGAGAGTCTGCTGATGATTGAATCACTACAACAAACCGTTTATACACAATCAGCTCAAAACTTCTCTTTG AGGGCAGAGTTGGCAAGTGCACGGTCTCACATCCAGACTATGGAGGGATTGTTTGAAAGGCTTGGAGTTGGAGCTGGTCCAAGACGATCACAGCGGGGTGATGAAGGAGGTTCTGGAAGTCGTAATACAAGGAGGTCGTCGCGTAGGAGAACCCAAGGCCCTTCTGATGAAGACGAAGACATTTGA